Within the Fusobacterium sp. DD2 genome, the region ATCATCAGAATGAGAGGAATATTTTAAATTTATAACCACGGTACCCCCGTGGTTATAAGTATATCTTAGAGAAAAAATATTTTTTAAAAAGAATTGAGGTAAGCAAGATGAAAAAAGCTATGGTATTTGGAGCTGGAGTAAGCGGTCTTGGGGCAAAAAGACTTTTAGAGAAAACTGGTTATGAGGTAATAATGGTAGATGATAAAAAAGCCATGACCTCAAAAGAGGCGTTAAATAACTTAGATGGAACAGAGATATTTATCAAAAGTCCAGGGGTTCCTTACAATGAACTGGTATTAGAGGCCAAAAGAAAAGGAATAAAAGTTATAGATGAAATTGAATTATGTTATCAATATATGTTAAAATATAAAAGTAACGCTAAAATTATAGCGGTTACTGGAACTAATGGAAAAACAACAACTACTACAAAGATAACTGAACTGTTGCAGTATTGTGGGTACAGAGCTAAATTTGCCGGGAATATAGGTTTTTCTTTAGCTGATATCCTTGCAGATGAGATTGAACTTGATTATGTAGTACTTGAAATGAGTTCTTTCCAACTTGAAAATGTAGTAGAGTTTAAACCATTTATATCAATGGTAATCAATCTTACACCAGACCACCTTGCAAGATATAAGGATGAAGCTGAATATTATGACACAAAATTTAATATCTGCAAGAATCAGGGAAAAGATAAGTATTTTATCTACAACATAGATTGTCCAGAGATAATTAAAAGAAAAGATATGATACCTGCAACACTTGTACCTATTACTAAATCACCAGATAAAAAATGTGATTACTGGGTAGAGGATGGAATTTTATATTCTAAAGATGGAGCAGTATTAGAGTGTGATAAATTATCACTTAAGGGACAGCACAACCTTGAAAATA harbors:
- the murD gene encoding UDP-N-acetylmuramoyl-L-alanine--D-glutamate ligase, translating into MKKAMVFGAGVSGLGAKRLLEKTGYEVIMVDDKKAMTSKEALNNLDGTEIFIKSPGVPYNELVLEAKRKGIKVIDEIELCYQYMLKYKSNAKIIAVTGTNGKTTTTTKITELLQYCGYRAKFAGNIGFSLADILADEIELDYVVLEMSSFQLENVVEFKPFISMVINLTPDHLARYKDEAEYYDTKFNICKNQGKDKYFIYNIDCPEIIKRKDMIPATLVPITKSPDKKCDYWVEDGILYSKDGAVLECDKLSLKGQHNLENILFIVAAAKICGVTNEQLQGFLYHTEPLEHRMEIVLDYGNIRFINDSKATNIDSSKFAIEAYDGCVLICGGFDKGLEWTPLIDLINSHVSEVYFIGDIAEELDGRLEKTEFPKDKIHMLHDVKTTLLDIKERFDKNDKKVILFSPATSSYDQFKNFEERGRVFKELVRDIFGR